One genomic window of Oncorhynchus clarkii lewisi isolate Uvic-CL-2024 chromosome 5, UVic_Ocla_1.0, whole genome shotgun sequence includes the following:
- the LOC139409222 gene encoding solute carrier family 35 member A3a, which produces MASSRLKYLSLGVLVFQTTSLVLTMRYSRTLQGDGHRYLASSAVVVAEFMKIITCLLLVFKEHSYSVRALSSILRQEIAHKPIETLKLAIPSGIYTLQNNLLYVALSNLDAATYQVTYQLKILTTALFSVSMLGRRLGVYQWLSLLILMAGVALVQWPSESPGTPEKEQLSAGSQFVGVAAVLVACFSSGFAGVYFEKILKETKQSVWVRNIQLGMFGLVFGLMGMFAYDGERVQESGMFQGYNTVTWIVVALQALGGLVIAAVIKYADNILKGFATSLSIILSTLISYFWLQDFDPTSVFFMGAVLVITATFLYGYEGKPSPNPSRA; this is translated from the exons ATGGCATCCTCCAGGCTGAAGTACCTGTCTCTGGGGGTGCTGGTGTTCCAGACCACCTCTCTGGTGCTGACCATGCGCTACTCCCGCACCCTGCAGGGGGACGGTCACCGCTACCTGGCCTCCTCGGCTGTGGTGGTGGCGGAGTTCATGAAGATCATTACCTGTTTGCTGCTCGTCTTCAAGGAACACA GCTACAGTGTTCGGGCTCTGAGCAGTATTCTGAGGCAGGAGATAGCCCACAAACCTATAGAGACCCTGAAGCTGGCCATTCCTTCTGGGATCTACACCCTACAGAACAACCTGCTCTATGTGGCTCTGTCTAACCTAGATGCTGCCACCTACCAG GTGACCTACCAGCTGAAGATCCTTACCACAGCTCTCTTCTCAGTGTCTATGCTGGGCCGGAGACTGGGTGTGTACCAGTGGCTCTCCCTGCTCATCCTCATGGCTGGGGTTGCACTTGTGCAG TGGCCCTCTGAGTCCCCTGGGACCCCTGAGAAGGAGCAGCTGTCTGCGGGGTCCCAGTTTGTTGGCGTGGCGGCGGTGCTGGTGGCCTGCTTCTCCAGTGGCTTTGCTGGCGTTTACTTTGAGAAGATCCTCAAAGAGACAAAACAGAGTGTCTGGGTCCGCAACATCCAACTGG gAATGTTTGGCCTGGTGTTTGGTCTGATGGGGATGTTTGCGTACGATGGGGAGAGGGTCCAAGAGTCTGGGATGTTCCAGGGATACAACACAGTCACCTGGATAGTGGTGGCTCTGCAG GCACTAGGAGGGCTGGTTATAGCAGCTGTCATCAAGTATGCAGACAACATCCTGAAGGGTTTCGCTACATCACTCTCCATCATTCTGTCAACACTCATATCCTACTTCTGGCTGCAGGACTTCGACCCAACTAG TGTGTTCTTCATGGGTGCAGTGCTGGTCATCACGGCCACCTTCCTGTATGGCTACGAGGGCAAGCCCTCCCCCAACCCCAGTCGTGCCTAG
- the LOC139410166 gene encoding protein FAM78B, with amino-acid sequence MGCIQSIACKSRIKRENIVVYDVSATIDHSPTIIEENSPIVLRYKTAYFKASARIVMPPIPRNETWVVGWIQACTQMEFYNTYNDIGMSSWELPELREGLVRAISDSDGVSYPWYGNTTETVTLAGPTSEPLRFTVSMNDNFYPSVTWAVPISDSNLPLLTRIKRDQSFTTWLVALNTATREKILLQTVKWRMRVDILVDPSMPLGSRATLTGRTHQDQPRVLTHMEPIPPNALGRPNANDAQVLMWRPRKGPPLVVIPPK; translated from the exons ATGGGCTGCATACAGAGCATCGCCTGTAAATCGCGCATCAAACGCGAAAACATAGTGGTCTATGACGTTTCCGCCACTATCGATCACTCCCCGACAATCATTGAGGAGAACTCTCCTATAGTGTTGCGCTACAAGACGGCCTATTTCAAGGCATCTGCACGGATAGTGATGCCCCCTATTCCCCGTAATGAGACTTGGGTGGTGGGTTGGATCCAGGCATGCACACAGATGGAATTCTACAACACCTACAATGACATTGGCAT GTCTAGCTGGGAGCTACCAGAGCTGCGTGAAGGTCTTGTGAGGGCCATCAGTGACTCAGACGGGGTGAGCTACCCCTGGTACGGCAACACCACCGAGACGGTCACCCTGGCGGGGCCCACCTCCGAGCCCTTGCGCTTCACCGTCAGCATGAACGATAACTTCTACCCCAGTGTGACCTGGGCCGTGCCCATCAGCGACAGCAACCTGCCCCTGCTCACCCGCATCAAGAGGGACCAGAGCTTCACCACCTGGCTGGTGGCCCTCAACACGGCCACGCGGGAGAAGATCCTGCTGCAGACGGTCAAGTGGCGCATGAGGGTGGACATCCTGGTGGACCCCTCCATGCCCCTGGGCTCCAGAGCCACCCTGACGGGCCGGACGCACCAGGACCAGCCCCGCGTCCTAACCCACATGGAGCCCATCCCCCCCAACGCCCTGGGGAGGCCCAACGCCAACGACGCCCAGGTGCTGATGTGGAGGCCCAGGAAGGGCCCACCCCTAGTGGTCATCCCTCCTAAgtag